Sequence from the Platichthys flesus chromosome 2, fPlaFle2.1, whole genome shotgun sequence genome:
GTCATCCTGTGTGAACTGAGTCACCTCAGAGACGATGAAACGGCCTGTTTTATTGGAGCATTCGAACAGACGTGGCTGGTGGTCTAGAACCGTCTGCTGGAGCctgcacacaacaacaacaacaacaacaaaaaataacttGCAGAACAGTGGAAAACTAATGAGTTTCCTATTCGTAACATCGAACTCTAGGGTATTAGTATTTTGTCAACACCTCTTGTCATTAGCATATGGAGATTTGCCTCCAAGGATTCCCCAGAATTCAACGGGCTCCTGGCCCTCTGCGACAATCTCCTCTGAGCTGTTCTGTCCAATCACAGTCTTGACCTCCTTCGCCATGGCCCTCTCATCTCCACTAGAGCCCTGGTAACACAAATTACAccttttcaaaaataataacagtgcTGAAAGTCCATTTATATCAAAATACTGAGAAAATGTATAGAGGTTTAGTGTTTCGCTCAAAGCAGCTTTGACAGGGTAAAAAAGAACTATACATAGCCAAACAAATAACAGTATGTCTGATTTTAATTTTATGTTACAGAAGTATTAAAAATGATTACTCCAAAAGTATTATATTGTATCATAACCCTGTGGTTGTGATTCTCTCTCTTATTTAAACTCCCTCCTCCTTACCTTCCCACACCACAGAAACATTCCTGATTGGCTCTTCAGTAGAAACACATCATTGGAGTTGAGAGAGGAGGCCAGGGCTGGAACCTCAATGGTTTTAGTGTTAGATGGGTCAGAGCCGTGGACCTGGAACAGTCTGACTGGAGGCTCTGGGTCAGGGGCTCCTTTTCTAGATGTGCCTCCCTTCAAGAAAAGAACAATCATATTCTTTACTGTTGTAAAAAAGACACCATAGAAATGATAATATTACATCTATAGAATTTGTATAATGGCAGTCAATAGTCGTACCTCAAAGATGACCATTTTACCCTTGAACATTGCCATAAAGTGTCTTGGTTCTTTGCCCATGGTTAATCTCACTTGGACTGGCTCGCCACCATATTTCTGATCCAAATCCACAGCCTGAAATGCTGAGGCTGCTATTTCATCCTGTGTTGCATGACGCCCCTGAGATATGGGTCAGAATAGATAATTTGACCATCAGAAAAATCCAAAGCAGGGAATGGAGAGGAGCAacttaattgtttttattattatgttaaaCACAGTTTATTACAGCACGCCCTCACCTGCCAAATGTAGAGCAGGTAACACTGCTTGTTGTTAACCAGGTAGGTGTAGAGGATCAGGTAGCAGTCTCCTCCATAGAAGTATCCGTAACTTTTAGGATCCACAGGGACGAGCTCCAGATTCTCAATCCTCCAAACCTGAGAACATCACAAAGGTAAATTTAGTCTGAAACACAAATTGCAGAAAATATCACTGTGGCCAGTTTCAATGTTGGGGCTCAccgacaccacaggagcagtatgaaggcatgtgatgtttttcttccagttgttattttagatttgaaaaATCTATCACTTGttaatttaattgtattggatttggctgcaacgctgatTACCCCTGGAACTCTTAAAGTGTTttacttcacccacccctccataggtgagtagataatgagtgcattttcattttttaaggttttttaGAGTATATAGTAACAGATACCTCAACTTGACCCGTGCCATCATCCACCATTCGCGCCTGTGCTGCAATTTCCGGCATCACGTGCATCAGAGAAGCATCAAATTTCTCCTGTGTGATGTTGGCTGCAGCCGATATGaccataaaacaataaatcatgaATCAACAACCAAAGAAGTTGTTCTTCAAAGACAAAAGCGCTTCCACTTTTTTTGCTTGTTGTATTTTTGGTGGATTAACAAACACATAGGCACTTACCCACTTTCCCTTTCGTGTGTACTTTGCCAAGACCCTGAGTCTGGTCTTTGACTGTCCACCCCTGGAACAGCTGCTTGAAGAGAGCCGACTCTGCTCCGTCGTTCACTGTCTCCACATTTGTAGTGTTGGGGTAGTTTTTGACCTTGATGAACTCCTGTAGCAGCCAGTCAAATGCAACATAGAAACATGTCATGTTAGATCATTCCAACCCAAGGTGGTGGTATGTGGTGTCACTCACCAAAGCTCTGGCCATCGCAGCCTGTCTTTCAGCTTTGTTTGCTTTCTTCCCCTTCCATACAAAGATCTTGGTCCCTCCCTGGTCCAGGAGGTAGCAGTCCTAAAATGACCATTACATTAGGTATCCAAAACAACAGTTATATATGTATCTTTGTATATGTATtccctgtgtgaacagcagcagcaatactTCAAACTCTATAATGCATAGGAATCGTGAAATGTCAGACTAGATTGACACCAGAGTTTTACAGTGGCGAGCggatctttctttttttaatcaatattGCAGCAGCTCACATCATGGTTGAGAAGATCCTGAACCAGTGGTCTGGTGGCAACTTCTGTGACCTTCATCTGACCATCAGCAtctgacacactgaaacaaattaaatcaaataaaactgaaacttAATTTGGATAAATTCTCACTCTCGCTCTAAATAATGCCTGTAGGGACATGGGTAATACAGgccggggggtgggggggcagcttACTGGTAAAGCGTGAGTTTGGCCTTCTGCTCCTGGTCCGCAACTTCATCAGGTGGTCCGTCTTTTAGCCCGGATGTTCTTTCTCCCAGAACATTATTCAGGACCTCCATGCTCTGAGGGGAGTTGCTTTCTGCATCGCCCTCGATCACTCTGATCTCCGCCcgacctcctctctctctgtcccggATGTCTTTGGCTAACAACATCCCCTGAGAAGCAGAGGTACGACAATGAGAGAATACACAATCTCAGAAATCTCAGACTATAATCTTTAGATGAGATATTGATGGCATACATCCCTCTACATGccttttccttttgttctgGGGACCAACAGCCATCCGATCTCACCTTCACACTtatggtcaatttagagtcttcaGTTTAAGTAACt
This genomic interval carries:
- the avil gene encoding advillin, with translation MEYTFRAVTHSSGIIIWRVEKLELVQVPEKSNGSFYDGDCYVLLSTQKVGSSLSYDIHYWIGSTSSQDEQAAAAVYTIQLDEFLGCTPVQHREVQNHESDAFRGYFKQGIIYKKGGVASGMKHTETNSYDVKRLLHVKGKKRVIAREVEMSWKSFNLGDVFLLDIGKTIVQWNGPGCNKQEKLKGMLLAKDIRDRERGGRAEIRVIEGDAESNSPQSMEVLNNVLGERTSGLKDGPPDEVADQEQKAKLTLYHVSDADGQMKVTEVATRPLVQDLLNHDDCYLLDQGGTKIFVWKGKKANKAERQAAMARALEFIKVKNYPNTTNVETVNDGAESALFKQLFQGWTVKDQTQGLGKVHTKGKVANITQEKFDASLMHVMPEIAAQARMVDDGTGQVEVWRIENLELVPVDPKSYGYFYGGDCYLILYTYLVNNKQCYLLYIWQGRHATQDEIAASAFQAVDLDQKYGGEPVQVRLTMGKEPRHFMAMFKGKMVIFEGGTSRKGAPDPEPPVRLFQVHGSDPSNTKTIEVPALASSLNSNDVFLLKSQSGMFLWCGKGSSGDERAMAKEVKTVIGQNSSEEIVAEGQEPVEFWGILGGKSPYANDKRLQQTVLDHQPRLFECSNKTGRFIVSEVTQFTQDDLNEDDVMLLDTWDQVFLWIGKEAKEVECKEAVVTSQEYLHTHPGNRDPDTPIVSVKQGFEPPTFTGWFTAWDPSKWSGGKSYEELKKELGDDVSPVHVTSEQNCLESENIFESFPVDSLLNKLPNELPEGVDPTKKEKYLSDSDFDSVFGISKDDFAQLPQWKQLKMKKEKGMF